The Lacrimispora xylanolytica genome has a segment encoding these proteins:
- the kdpB gene encoding potassium-transporting ATPase subunit KdpB produces MKDSKKSIFADAIRQSFKKLSPRVQVKNPVMLVVYLGAIMTSGFYVLSFFGISDERAGYTLSISLILWFTVLFANFAESIAEGRGRAQAASLRSARKDVKARKLKNAADLSDYTEVLSNTLKKGDIVYVKGNEQIPMDGEVIEGAASVDESAITGESAPVIRESGGDRSAVTGGTTLVSDWLIIRVTAEAGESFLDKMISMVEGAARKKTPNEIALQILLITLTIIFLVVTAALLPFTDFASKQAGSGTAISLTNIIALLVCLAPTTIGALLSSIGIAGMSRLNQANVLAMSGRAIEAAGDVDVLLLDKTGTITLGNRQASEFLPVPGVTEQELADAAQLSSLADETAEGRSIVVLAKERFGLRGRELSGLDAVFVEFTAKTRMSGIDYQGNEIRKGAADTVKEYVIKKGGRYPEECDRLVKRVAGSGGTPLVVVKNSQVLGVVHLKDIVKNGVKERFEDLRIMGIKTIMITGDNPMTAAAIAAEAGVDDFLAEATPEAKLALIREYQAGGHLVAMTGDGTNDAPALAQADVAVAMNTGTQAAKEAGNMVDLDSSPTKLIDIVRIGKQLLMTRGSLTTFSVANDVAKYFAIIPVLFFGIYPKLSTLNFMGLTSASSAMLSAIIYNAVIIIALIPLALKGVKYRELPAGKLLKRNLLIYGLGGITAPFLAIKIIDMLLTASGLV; encoded by the coding sequence ATGAAAGATAGTAAAAAAAGTATATTTGCAGATGCCATCAGACAGTCCTTTAAAAAGCTGTCTCCCCGCGTCCAGGTAAAAAATCCGGTGATGCTTGTGGTTTATCTTGGTGCCATCATGACCTCAGGGTTCTATGTTCTCTCATTTTTTGGAATCAGCGATGAAAGGGCCGGTTATACCCTTTCCATCTCACTGATTCTATGGTTTACGGTACTTTTTGCTAATTTTGCAGAATCCATAGCAGAGGGAAGAGGAAGGGCACAGGCAGCCAGCCTCCGCAGTGCCAGAAAAGATGTGAAGGCCAGAAAGCTAAAGAATGCTGCGGACCTTTCTGATTACACGGAAGTCCTTTCCAATACCCTGAAAAAAGGGGATATCGTATACGTGAAAGGGAACGAACAGATTCCAATGGATGGAGAAGTCATAGAAGGAGCAGCCTCTGTTGACGAAAGTGCCATCACCGGAGAATCTGCTCCCGTAATCCGGGAATCAGGAGGGGACAGAAGTGCAGTAACCGGGGGCACCACCCTGGTATCTGACTGGCTCATCATCAGGGTGACGGCAGAGGCCGGAGAGAGCTTTCTGGATAAGATGATTTCAATGGTAGAAGGGGCAGCCAGAAAAAAAACGCCCAATGAAATTGCCCTTCAGATTCTTCTCATTACCTTAACCATAATTTTTCTGGTGGTAACGGCGGCTTTATTGCCCTTTACAGACTTCGCAAGCAAACAGGCAGGGTCTGGCACTGCGATTTCTCTTACCAACATCATCGCTCTACTCGTATGCCTTGCCCCTACCACCATCGGTGCCCTTCTTTCTTCCATTGGAATTGCAGGAATGAGCCGCTTGAATCAGGCCAATGTTCTGGCTATGAGCGGCCGCGCCATTGAGGCGGCAGGAGATGTGGATGTACTTTTGCTGGATAAGACAGGGACAATTACCTTAGGTAACCGTCAGGCCAGCGAATTTCTTCCGGTTCCCGGAGTAACAGAACAGGAGCTTGCAGATGCCGCCCAGCTGTCCTCTCTTGCCGATGAAACGGCGGAAGGAAGAAGCATTGTAGTGCTTGCCAAGGAGCGGTTTGGCTTACGGGGCAGGGAGCTTTCCGGGCTCGATGCAGTTTTTGTAGAGTTTACAGCCAAAACAAGGATGAGCGGAATTGATTATCAGGGAAATGAAATAAGAAAAGGAGCCGCAGATACGGTAAAAGAGTATGTCATAAAAAAGGGCGGCAGATATCCAGAGGAATGTGACCGGCTGGTGAAACGGGTCGCGGGATCTGGAGGAACCCCTCTGGTGGTAGTAAAAAACAGTCAGGTCCTTGGCGTGGTTCACTTAAAGGATATTGTAAAGAACGGAGTAAAGGAACGCTTTGAGGACCTTAGAATCATGGGCATTAAGACTATTATGATAACCGGAGATAACCCAATGACTGCAGCGGCTATCGCAGCGGAGGCAGGGGTGGATGATTTTCTTGCTGAGGCGACTCCGGAAGCAAAGCTAGCCCTTATCCGGGAGTATCAGGCAGGTGGCCATCTGGTCGCCATGACAGGAGATGGAACAAACGATGCTCCCGCACTGGCCCAGGCAGATGTTGCCGTTGCCATGAATACGGGCACACAGGCGGCGAAGGAAGCCGGAAACATGGTTGACTTAGACTCCAGTCCCACAAAGCTGATTGACATCGTCCGGATAGGAAAACAGCTGTTAATGACCAGAGGTTCACTGACCACATTCAGTGTGGCAAACGATGTGGCAAAGTATTTTGCTATTATACCGGTGCTGTTTTTCGGTATCTATCCTAAGCTTTCAACCCTTAATTTTATGGGACTGACCAGTGCTTCCAGTGCCATGCTCTCAGCCATTATTTATAACGCTGTCATTATCATAGCGCTCATTCCCCTGGCATTAAAGGGAGTCAAATACCGTGAACTGCCAGCCGGTAAGCTGCTAAAAAGAAACTTATTGATCTATGGACTGGGGGGAATCACGGCTCCATTTCTGGCTATTAAGATAATTGATATGCTGTTGACGGCCAGTGGGCTGGTATAA
- the kdpA gene encoding potassium-transporting ATPase subunit KdpA, with protein MKYIIMQDIFYVAVLLGLSILTGNYIHKVMSGQKVFLSPLLAPVEKKIYKLMGMSDHEEMTAKQYTCSIIFFSAAGFIFLFLMLILQGFLPFNPQGMKGTSWHLAFNTAASFVSNTNWQAYSGESTLSYLTQLLGLTVQNFVSAATGIAVLYALIRGFIWKQTSTLGNFWEDVTRSVLYILLPLSIVIALLLVSQGVVQSFEPYKEVSTLEHGSVQVIPLGPAASQIAIKQLGTNGGGFFGMNSAYPLENPTILSNFIQVLSILLLPASLCVSFGKAVKDRKQGRTVYAVMMIFFAAALLVATMSEQMAGPVWNGVAASGSMEGKEVIHGVGGSSLWAVVTTAASNGSVNAMHDSLTPMAGFVTMFLMQLGEIVFGGVGSGLYGMLGFVLLTVFIAGLMVGRTPEYLGKKVEPFDMKMVCLIVLTPPLLTLIGTAAAVCMPEAATWLTNSGAHGFSEILYAFSSMANNNGSSFGGFNGNTVFTNVTGGLIMLLVRFIPMGAAIFLAGNMAKKKTVASSEGTLSTSNVTFIGLLIGVILIVGALSFLPALALGPIADFVTSR; from the coding sequence ATGAAGTATATCATCATGCAGGATATTTTTTATGTGGCTGTTTTATTAGGGTTATCCATTTTGACGGGGAATTATATCCATAAGGTAATGAGCGGACAAAAGGTTTTTTTAAGTCCGCTTTTGGCTCCTGTGGAAAAAAAAATTTATAAGCTTATGGGAATGAGTGACCATGAGGAAATGACTGCAAAGCAGTATACCTGTTCCATCATTTTCTTCAGTGCAGCAGGCTTTATATTCCTGTTTCTTATGTTGATTTTACAGGGGTTTCTGCCCTTTAATCCCCAGGGAATGAAGGGAACCAGCTGGCATCTGGCCTTTAACACGGCGGCAAGCTTTGTATCCAATACAAACTGGCAGGCGTATTCCGGGGAGAGCACTCTGTCTTATCTGACCCAGCTTCTGGGCCTGACGGTTCAGAACTTTGTATCAGCGGCCACTGGAATCGCAGTTCTTTATGCCCTGATTCGAGGGTTCATATGGAAGCAAACAAGCACGTTGGGAAACTTTTGGGAGGACGTAACAAGGAGTGTGCTTTATATCCTTCTGCCTCTTTCCATAGTAATTGCTCTTCTTTTGGTTTCTCAGGGCGTTGTCCAGTCCTTTGAACCATATAAAGAGGTTTCCACACTGGAACATGGGTCAGTGCAGGTGATTCCTCTTGGCCCTGCAGCCAGTCAGATCGCCATTAAACAGCTTGGCACCAATGGCGGCGGCTTCTTTGGAATGAACTCTGCATATCCTCTGGAGAATCCTACGATATTATCCAATTTCATTCAGGTGTTATCCATACTACTCCTGCCGGCTTCCCTTTGTGTCAGCTTTGGAAAGGCGGTTAAGGACAGAAAGCAGGGGCGCACCGTCTATGCTGTCATGATGATTTTCTTTGCCGCCGCATTGCTGGTGGCGACCATGAGCGAGCAAATGGCTGGCCCTGTCTGGAATGGAGTGGCTGCCTCTGGAAGCATGGAAGGAAAAGAAGTGATTCATGGTGTGGGAGGGTCCTCGTTATGGGCTGTGGTTACGACGGCCGCCTCCAATGGCTCTGTCAATGCCATGCATGACAGCCTGACTCCCATGGCTGGGTTTGTCACTATGTTTCTCATGCAGCTAGGGGAAATTGTATTTGGAGGCGTGGGAAGTGGCCTTTATGGAATGCTGGGTTTTGTGCTCTTAACGGTATTTATCGCCGGACTTATGGTGGGGAGAACGCCGGAGTATTTAGGGAAAAAGGTGGAGCCATTTGACATGAAGATGGTGTGTTTAATCGTTCTAACACCGCCGCTTTTAACTCTTATTGGAACGGCAGCAGCAGTCTGTATGCCAGAGGCAGCAACCTGGCTTACCAATTCGGGTGCCCACGGATTTTCAGAGATTTTGTACGCCTTTTCATCCATGGCAAACAACAATGGAAGCAGCTTTGGAGGCTTTAATGGGAATACAGTATTTACCAATGTAACCGGCGGTCTCATCATGCTTTTGGTCCGTTTTATCCCCATGGGCGCAGCCATATTCCTTGCCGGAAATATGGCAAAGAAAAAGACCGTTGCTTCCAGTGAAGGAACCTTATCAACCAGCAACGTAACCTTTATCGGCCTTTTGATCGGCGTTATCCTGATTGTGGGTGCGCTCAGCTTTTTACCTGCTCTGGCACTTGGCCCCATTGCTGATTTTGTAACATCAAGATAA
- a CDS encoding potassium-transporting ATPase subunit F, with the protein MSVLLAVTGMVGLALLIYLFYVLFRGDEL; encoded by the coding sequence ATGAGCGTTCTTTTAGCAGTAACAGGCATGGTTGGCCTTGCCTTGCTGATTTATTTGTTTTACGTGTTATTTCGAGGTGATGAATTATGA
- a CDS encoding bifunctional 5,10-methylenetetrahydrofolate dehydrogenase/5,10-methenyltetrahydrofolate cyclohydrolase → MITLKGAEVSAKIREQVDELCKGMTGSTPKLAIVRVGERPDDLSYERGALKKMEAFGLLAESFAFPGDISDEDFKREFSKINENPEIQGILLLRPLPEQIREKDIEEMIQPKKDLDGISPVNIAKVFAGDESGFAPCTAEAVVEVLKANEIPMTGKKVIVVGRSMVVGRPLSMLMLKENATVTICHTRTENLKETCKQGDILVAAVGRAKMLDGSYVGTGAVVIDVGINVDENGKLCGDVDFDSLEGIASMATPVPGGVGAVTTAVLAKHLVIAGLSQR, encoded by the coding sequence GTGATAACATTAAAGGGTGCAGAAGTATCTGCTAAAATCAGGGAACAGGTGGATGAGCTTTGTAAGGGAATGACAGGAAGTACACCGAAGCTTGCAATCGTAAGAGTAGGAGAGCGGCCCGATGATCTTTCCTATGAGCGGGGAGCTTTAAAAAAGATGGAGGCATTCGGCCTTCTGGCAGAAAGCTTTGCCTTTCCAGGTGATATCAGCGATGAGGATTTTAAACGGGAATTTTCAAAGATCAATGAAAATCCTGAGATTCAGGGAATCCTGCTGCTTCGCCCCCTGCCTGAGCAGATCAGGGAAAAAGATATCGAGGAAATGATCCAGCCGAAAAAGGATTTAGACGGCATTTCCCCTGTTAACATTGCCAAGGTCTTTGCAGGAGATGAATCCGGATTTGCACCTTGTACTGCAGAAGCTGTGGTCGAGGTTCTAAAGGCCAATGAAATCCCCATGACAGGTAAAAAGGTAATTGTGGTCGGCAGAAGTATGGTGGTCGGACGTCCCCTTTCCATGCTGATGTTAAAAGAAAATGCCACTGTTACGATCTGCCACACCCGGACAGAGAATCTAAAGGAGACCTGCAAACAGGGAGATATTCTGGTTGCGGCCGTAGGCCGGGCAAAGATGCTTGACGGCTCCTACGTTGGAACTGGTGCCGTTGTCATTGATGTGGGAATCAATGTGGATGAAAACGGAAAACTTTGCGGCGATGTGGATTTCGATTCCCTGGAGGGAATCGCATCCATGGCAACCCCAGTTCCTGGCGGGGTGGGCGCTGTTACTACCGCTGTGTTGGCAAAGCATCTTGTGATTGCTGGATTATCCCAGAGGTAA
- a CDS encoding cyclodeaminase/cyclohydrolase family protein, whose product MIQDFTVSSFLEQLSSKSPTPGGGGAAGLGGAVGTALGEMVVNLTLGKKKYAEVEEEMQSILQSLSQIREEFMRLADEDAAVFAPLAEAYALPSKTEEEKKKKTEILEDLLVSAAQVPLSVMELCLKALNHMEVLAVKGSRLAVSDVGVGVQMIRASLLGAKMNVLINTKTMVNREKARELNARAQYVSEEGILWADQIYTQVETALKTE is encoded by the coding sequence ATGATACAGGATTTTACAGTTTCTTCCTTCTTAGAACAGCTTTCATCCAAAAGCCCCACACCAGGGGGAGGCGGTGCAGCTGGTCTTGGAGGCGCAGTTGGAACGGCTCTCGGTGAGATGGTGGTAAATTTGACTCTTGGTAAAAAGAAGTATGCAGAGGTGGAAGAGGAGATGCAGTCTATCCTTCAATCCCTTTCCCAGATCAGAGAGGAATTTATGAGACTTGCCGATGAGGATGCAGCTGTATTTGCACCTTTGGCCGAAGCTTATGCCCTTCCGTCTAAAACGGAGGAAGAAAAGAAGAAAAAAACTGAAATCCTGGAAGATCTCCTTGTTTCGGCTGCCCAGGTGCCTCTTTCTGTCATGGAGCTTTGCTTAAAGGCTCTTAATCATATGGAGGTTCTGGCAGTCAAAGGAAGCCGCCTGGCGGTCAGCGATGTGGGAGTAGGGGTACAGATGATCCGTGCTTCCCTCCTTGGAGCCAAGATGAACGTATTAATCAATACAAAAACAATGGTCAACCGGGAAAAAGCCAGAGAATTAAATGCAAGGGCTCAGTACGTTTCAGAGGAAGGAATCCTTTGGGCAGATCAAATTTATACGCAGGTGGAAACGGCGTTAAAGACAGAATAA
- a CDS encoding HD domain-containing protein: MKRGEWALSCTLYMEEHLKENLTVEALSAWAGYSPWYFSRCFKEKVGASPMEYLKQRRLFAAAGEISRGRKILDVALDYGWDTHGGFAKAFISQFGYSPALLRAFHLRDQSWKGDTMGLSLKNTENLKEPEELYKELLNTLNENGTEYEPEKLRNLYEKAFHFHQGQKRYSGEEYITHPLKVAILLADMGADFMTVGAGLLHDAGKWEEEGIIKEILYAYEEFQKTGICTDDRGALIALADRLHNMRTIEFVDPATFKKRAEETVRIFSPLAAKYGDIRLRSELDDLSFPHLSS; this comes from the coding sequence ATGAAAAGAGGAGAATGGGCCTTGTCATGTACCCTCTATATGGAAGAGCATTTAAAAGAGAATCTGACTGTGGAAGCTTTAAGCGCATGGGCAGGCTATTCCCCCTGGTATTTTTCCAGATGTTTTAAGGAAAAGGTGGGAGCGTCTCCCATGGAATATCTAAAGCAGAGACGTCTTTTTGCGGCAGCCGGAGAAATATCCAGAGGCCGGAAAATCTTAGATGTGGCTCTCGATTATGGCTGGGATACCCATGGCGGCTTTGCCAAAGCCTTTATCAGCCAGTTCGGCTATTCTCCCGCGCTGTTAAGAGCGTTTCATCTCCGTGACCAATCATGGAAAGGAGACACCATGGGATTATCTTTAAAAAATACAGAAAACTTAAAGGAACCGGAAGAACTTTATAAAGAGCTTTTAAATACTCTAAATGAAAATGGTACAGAATATGAACCGGAAAAATTGAGAAACCTATATGAAAAGGCATTTCATTTCCATCAGGGACAAAAGCGGTATTCTGGAGAGGAATACATTACCCATCCCTTAAAGGTAGCCATACTCTTAGCAGACATGGGAGCAGACTTTATGACGGTAGGCGCTGGACTTCTTCATGATGCAGGAAAATGGGAGGAAGAAGGAATCATCAAAGAGATACTCTATGCCTACGAAGAGTTTCAAAAAACAGGCATATGTACCGATGACCGTGGTGCTTTGATTGCATTGGCGGACCGTCTTCACAATATGCGGACCATAGAATTTGTAGATCCGGCCACCTTTAAGAAACGGGCAGAAGAGACAGTGAGAATCTTTTCGCCCCTTGCGGCAAAGTATGGAGATATCAGGCTCAGATCAGAGCTTGACGATCTTTCCTTTCCACACCTTTCAAGTTAA
- a CDS encoding aspartate aminotransferase family protein, which produces MLSKQEYIDQSEEHIYKTYNRFPVVFDHGEGVHLYDTDGTEYLDFTAGIAVMGLGYHDKEYDNALKSQVDKLIHTSNLFYNVPVVEAGERLLKVSQMDKVFFTNSGTEAIEGALKIARRYAYNKDNSHDHEIIAMNHSFHGRSLGALSVTGNNKYQEPFRPLIPGIKFADFNDLESVKTLVNDKTCAIIMETIQGEGGIYPATEEFLKGVRALCDEYDMLLILDEIQCGMGRTGDMFAWQKYGVKPDVMTAAKALGNGVPIGAFLASGKAATAMAPGDHGTTYGGNPFVTAAAAKVLEIFENRDIVNHVNEVGDYLWEKVEELVKKYPVITGHRGVGLIQGLEFSVPVAPVAEKAILEEKLIIISAGTNVIRLVPPLVIEKEHVDDMVVKLEAVLKTLK; this is translated from the coding sequence ATGCTGAGTAAACAGGAGTATATTGATCAGTCAGAAGAGCATATTTATAAGACCTATAACCGTTTTCCCGTGGTATTTGACCATGGAGAGGGTGTTCATCTTTACGATACCGATGGAACCGAGTATCTTGACTTTACCGCTGGAATTGCAGTTATGGGTCTTGGTTACCATGATAAGGAATACGACAATGCCTTAAAGTCTCAGGTGGATAAGCTGATTCACACCTCCAATCTGTTTTATAACGTACCGGTAGTAGAGGCGGGAGAACGGCTTTTAAAGGTTTCCCAGATGGATAAGGTGTTTTTCACCAACAGTGGAACAGAAGCCATTGAAGGGGCGTTAAAGATCGCCAGAAGATATGCCTATAATAAGGATAACAGCCATGATCATGAGATCATTGCCATGAACCACTCCTTCCATGGAAGAAGCCTTGGAGCTCTTTCCGTGACCGGAAATAATAAATATCAGGAGCCATTTAGGCCCCTTATTCCAGGAATCAAGTTTGCAGATTTCAATGACTTAGAAAGCGTAAAGACACTGGTCAATGATAAAACATGTGCCATAATCATGGAAACGATTCAGGGAGAAGGAGGAATCTATCCTGCTACAGAAGAATTTCTAAAAGGCGTGAGAGCCCTTTGTGATGAATACGATATGCTTCTTATTTTGGATGAGATTCAGTGCGGCATGGGGCGGACAGGAGATATGTTTGCCTGGCAGAAATACGGCGTTAAACCTGATGTGATGACAGCTGCAAAGGCTCTTGGAAACGGTGTGCCAATCGGTGCCTTTTTAGCATCAGGAAAGGCCGCTACAGCCATGGCACCAGGAGATCATGGAACCACCTACGGCGGCAATCCCTTTGTGACAGCTGCGGCAGCAAAGGTTCTTGAAATCTTTGAGAACAGAGATATTGTGAACCACGTCAATGAGGTGGGAGATTATCTTTGGGAAAAGGTGGAGGAGCTTGTAAAAAAGTATCCGGTGATAACCGGACACCGGGGAGTGGGCTTAATCCAGGGACTGGAGTTTTCTGTGCCAGTGGCTCCAGTAGCGGAAAAGGCAATCCTGGAAGAAAAGCTTATTATCATCAGCGCAGGTACGAATGTAATCCGTCTGGTTCCGCCTCTTGTCATTGAGAAGGAACATGTAGATGATATGGTCGTGAAGCTGGAAGCGGTTTTAAAAACATTGAAATAA
- the argB gene encoding acetylglutamate kinase gives MDLDQSIMQKAEVLIEALPYIQRFNKKIIVVKYGGSAMVDEELKRQVIQDVVLLRLVGFKPIIVHGGGKEISRWVEMAGMEPQFVGGLRVTDEPTMEIAEMVLNRVNKSLVQLVNELGIKAVGISGKDGMMLKCKKRFSNGEDIGFVGDITEVDPQIIYDLLEKDFLPIICPVGFDEDFKTYNINADDAACAIATAVKAEKLAFLTDVEGVYRDFKDKDSLISEMSIEEAEDFVGSGTLGGGMLPKLQNCIDAMKEGVSRVHIMDGRIPHCLLLEIFTNKGIGTAIISPGEERFYHAE, from the coding sequence ATGGATTTAGATCAAAGCATCATGCAGAAGGCAGAAGTACTCATTGAGGCCCTACCTTATATCCAGAGATTCAACAAAAAGATCATTGTAGTGAAATACGGCGGAAGCGCTATGGTGGATGAGGAGCTGAAACGACAGGTCATTCAGGACGTGGTTTTATTAAGACTTGTTGGCTTTAAGCCCATTATCGTTCATGGAGGCGGAAAGGAAATCAGCCGCTGGGTGGAGATGGCTGGCATGGAGCCTCAGTTTGTGGGAGGACTTCGGGTAACCGATGAGCCTACCATGGAGATTGCGGAAATGGTTCTTAACCGGGTGAATAAAAGTCTGGTGCAGCTAGTCAATGAGCTTGGAATCAAGGCGGTAGGAATCAGCGGAAAAGACGGAATGATGTTAAAATGCAAAAAGCGCTTTTCTAATGGGGAGGACATCGGCTTTGTAGGAGACATTACCGAGGTGGACCCACAGATTATCTATGATTTGTTGGAAAAGGATTTTCTACCTATCATCTGCCCTGTTGGTTTTGACGAGGACTTTAAGACATACAACATCAATGCCGATGACGCAGCCTGCGCCATTGCCACAGCCGTGAAAGCAGAGAAACTGGCTTTTTTGACGGACGTGGAGGGGGTCTACCGGGATTTTAAAGATAAAGACTCTCTCATCTCCGAAATGTCCATTGAAGAAGCGGAGGATTTTGTCGGCAGCGGAACCCTTGGGGGTGGAATGCTCCCAAAGCTTCAAAACTGTATTGATGCCATGAAGGAGGGAGTATCCAGGGTACATATTATGGACGGACGTATCCCACACTGCCTGCTTCTTGAGATATTCACTAATAAAGGAATCGGAACTGCAATTATCAGTCCGGGAGAGGAGCGTTTTTATCATGCTGAGTAA
- the argJ gene encoding bifunctional glutamate N-acetyltransferase/amino-acid acetyltransferase ArgJ produces MKEIIGGVTAAKGFKASCTAAGIKYKDRKDMAMIYSEVPCKAAGTYTTNIVKAAPVKWDKEMVDHSKFIQAIVVNAGIANACTGQEGYSYCQETAKEAAECLSIPADAVLVASTGVIGMQLPMDRIRAGIKAMAPALSPAIESGTDAATAIMTTDTVKKEVAVQIELGGKTVTIGGMCKGSGMIHPDMCTMLSFITTDAAISKELLVEALREDIKDTYNMISVDGDTSTNDTVLLLANGLAENPEITEKNEDYHTFIKALHEVNETLAKKMAGDGEGCTALFEVKIIGAETKEQAKTLSKSVITSSLTKAAIFGHDANWGRILCAMGYSGAQFDPEKVDLYFESAAGKLKIIEDGVALPYSEEEATKILSEPEVTATADIKMGEATATAWGCDLTFDYVKINADYRS; encoded by the coding sequence ATGAAAGAAATTATCGGCGGAGTAACAGCAGCAAAGGGATTTAAAGCATCCTGCACGGCAGCGGGAATCAAATATAAAGACAGAAAAGATATGGCAATGATCTACAGCGAAGTTCCCTGTAAAGCAGCAGGAACCTATACCACCAACATCGTAAAAGCAGCACCAGTCAAATGGGATAAGGAAATGGTGGACCATTCCAAATTCATTCAGGCCATTGTAGTGAACGCAGGAATCGCCAATGCCTGTACCGGTCAGGAGGGTTACTCCTACTGTCAGGAGACCGCAAAGGAAGCAGCAGAGTGTCTCTCCATTCCGGCAGACGCCGTATTGGTGGCTTCCACCGGAGTCATTGGCATGCAGCTTCCCATGGACCGGATACGGGCAGGAATTAAAGCCATGGCTCCGGCTTTATCCCCAGCCATAGAGAGCGGAACCGATGCAGCCACAGCTATCATGACCACAGATACCGTGAAAAAGGAAGTGGCTGTGCAGATAGAGCTTGGAGGAAAAACCGTTACCATCGGAGGCATGTGCAAAGGCTCTGGCATGATCCATCCGGATATGTGTACCATGTTAAGCTTCATTACCACAGATGCCGCCATTTCAAAGGAGCTTCTGGTAGAAGCCTTACGGGAAGACATTAAAGACACGTATAACATGATTTCCGTAGATGGAGATACGTCCACCAATGATACCGTACTGCTCCTTGCCAACGGCCTGGCAGAGAATCCGGAAATCACAGAAAAAAATGAGGATTATCACACCTTTATAAAGGCACTCCACGAAGTCAATGAGACACTGGCAAAGAAGATGGCAGGAGACGGAGAGGGCTGTACAGCCCTGTTTGAGGTAAAGATTATCGGCGCAGAAACAAAGGAGCAGGCCAAAACACTTTCAAAGTCTGTCATTACCTCAAGCCTGACAAAGGCAGCCATCTTCGGCCACGATGCCAACTGGGGCAGAATCCTTTGTGCCATGGGCTATTCCGGGGCACAGTTTGATCCGGAAAAGGTAGATTTATATTTTGAAAGCGCAGCTGGAAAGCTTAAAATCATAGAAGACGGCGTGGCTCTTCCCTACAGCGAAGAAGAAGCCACCAAGATATTATCAGAGCCGGAAGTGACGGCCACCGCAGACATTAAAATGGGAGAGGCGACCGCCACAGCCTGGGGCTGTGATTTGACCTTTGACTATGTAAAAATCAACGCAGATTACCGTTCGTAA
- a CDS encoding ACT domain-containing protein, whose translation MELKQIKGDYTVCRISELSELTQEIQASQFWFFGKTDEELSLVCETALVPKESIEREDGFRAFRIEGTLDFSLTGILSRLSAVLADHGIGIFAVSTFQTDYILVKKENYKKAMEKLIQAGYTFP comes from the coding sequence ATGGAATTAAAACAGATCAAAGGAGATTATACCGTTTGCAGGATCTCCGAACTTTCAGAGCTGACTCAGGAAATCCAGGCTTCCCAGTTTTGGTTCTTTGGAAAGACCGATGAAGAACTTTCCCTGGTGTGTGAAACCGCTTTGGTTCCCAAGGAGTCCATCGAGCGCGAAGATGGTTTTCGGGCGTTTCGTATCGAGGGGACTTTGGATTTTTCTCTGACTGGCATACTATCCAGGCTGTCCGCTGTTTTGGCAGACCATGGAATCGGAATTTTTGCAGTCTCGACCTTTCAAACGGATTACATATTGGTGAAAAAAGAAAATTATAAAAAGGCAATGGAAAAACTCATACAAGCAGGATATACATTTCCATAG
- a CDS encoding GNAT family N-acetyltransferase has protein sequence MIIRTMTPGDYDKVYELWTGIKGFALRSFDDSREGVDRFLRRNPETSVIAEEDGRIIGTILSGHDGRQASFYHVCVASDYRGRGVGHKMVSEAVLRLKKEGINKVSLIAFCSNEVGNKFWQDLGFTLREDVNSYDYILNEGNKSMVNP, from the coding sequence ATGATCATTCGAACCATGACACCTGGGGATTACGATAAGGTTTACGAGCTTTGGACCGGAATCAAAGGATTTGCACTTCGCAGTTTCGATGATTCCAGGGAGGGCGTGGACCGCTTTTTAAGAAGAAATCCAGAGACCAGTGTAATTGCAGAGGAAGACGGCAGAATTATCGGTACCATTTTAAGCGGCCACGATGGAAGACAGGCAAGCTTTTACCACGTATGTGTAGCTAGTGATTACAGAGGCAGGGGCGTGGGACATAAGATGGTTTCGGAAGCTGTTTTGAGACTGAAAAAAGAAGGAATCAATAAGGTTAGTTTGATTGCGTTCTGCTCCAACGAAGTGGGAAATAAGTTCTGGCAGGATTTAGGCTTTACTCTGCGAGAAGACGTTAATTCCTATGATTATATATTAAATGAAGGAAATAAATCCATGGTAAATCCATAG